Proteins encoded together in one Astatotilapia calliptera chromosome 7, fAstCal1.2, whole genome shotgun sequence window:
- the alad gene encoding delta-aminolevulinic acid dehydratase has protein sequence MQTPAESILHSGYFHPTLRYWQTCIADLRPDNLIYPIFVTDGADAVEPIGSLPGQARYGVNKLEGMLRPLVDNGLKCVLIFGVPAKIAKDERGSGADTDDTPAVLAVKKIRSLFPELLVACDVCLCPYTSHGHCGILNDDGALNNDASCLRLAEVALAYARAGCHIIAPSDMMDGRVRAIKQALISNGLGNKVSVLSYSAKFASCYYGPFRDAAQSKPAFGDRRCYQLPPGARGLAIRAVERDVREGADMLMVKPGLPYLDIMREVKDKFPTHPLAVYNVSGEFAMIWHGAQAGAFDLKAAVMEAMTAFRRAGADIIITYYTPQLLTWLKE, from the exons ATGCAGACGCCTGCAGAATCAATCCTCCACAGTGGCTACTTCCACCCAACCCTAAGATACTGGCAGACCTGCATTGCCGATTTAAGACCTGACAATCTTATCTACCCAATCTTTGTTAC AGATGGTGCAGATGCAGTAGAGCCCATCGGCAGCCTGCCGGGACAAGCCAG ATATGGAGTGAACAAGCTGGAGGGAATGTTGCGTCCACTTGTGGATAATGGCTTGAAGTGTGTGCTGATTTTTGGTGTCCCGGCTAAAATAGCAAAG GATGAGAGGGGTTCAGGCGCCGACACCGACGATACACCGGCGGTACTGGCAGTCAAGAAAATCCGATCTTTGTTCCCGGAGCTGCTGGTGGCGTgtgatgtctgtctgtgtccCTACACGTCACACGGACACTGTG GCATCCTGAATGATGATGGCGCACTGAACAATGATGCCAGCTGTCTGCGTTTGGCTGAAGTAGCGCTGGCGTACGCTCGTGCTG GTTGTCACATCATCGCTCCCTCTGATATGATGGATGGAAGAGTTAGAGCCATAAAACAAGCACTGATTTCCAATGGTTTGGGAAATAAG gtttcaGTGCTGAGCTACAGTGCAAAGTTTGCTTCTTGCTATTATGGTCCCTTCAG GGATGCTGCACAGTCGAAGCCTGCATTCGGGGACAGACGCTGCTATCAGCTGCCTCCTGGCGCGCGAGGGCTCGCCATCAGAGCTGTG GAGCGAGATGTGAGAGAAGGTGCGGACATGCTGATGGTGAAGCCGGGTCTGCCATATCTGGACATCATGAGGGAAGTCAAAGACAAG TTCCCCACTCACCCCTTGGCAGTGTACAATGTGTCTGGGGAGTTTGCTATGATATGGCATGGCGCGCAGGCTGGAGCGTTTGACTTGAAAGCGGCTGTGATGGAGGCCATGACAGCGTTCCGCAGGGCAG GCGctgacatcatcatcacctACTACACACCTCAGCTGCTCACCTGGCTGAAGGAGTGA
- the tmem203 gene encoding transmembrane protein 203 — protein MLFSLRELVQWLGFATFELFLHLLALMVFSMLVALQVDEFTGLSWWLVFVPLFAADGLSTYFTAIVSIRLYQDNEKRLAVLRLLWVLTVLSLKLVCEVLLCQKLAQQEQAKDLWFGLIVSPLFILLQLLMIRACRVN, from the coding sequence ATGCTGTTCTCTCTTAGAGAGCTGGTCCAGTGGCTGGGCTTCGCGACCTTTGAActcttcctccacctgctggctcTGATGGTCTTTAGCATGTTGGTCGCCCTGCAAGTCGATGAGTTCACCGGGCTAAGCTGGTGGCTGGTGTTCGTCCCACTGTTTGCTGCAGACGGCCTCAGCACATACTTCACTGCCATCGTGTCCATCCGGCTTTACCAGGATAACGAGAAGCGCCTGGCAGTGCTGCGGCTCCTCTGGGTCCTAACGGTGCTCAGCCTGAAGCTGGTGTGTGAAGTTCTGCTGTGCCAGAAGCTGGCCCAGCAGGAGCAAGCCAAAGACCTGTGGTTCGGCCTCATCGTCTCGCCGCTTTTCATCCTCCTGCAGCTGCTCATGATACGAGCGTGCCGTGTCAACTGA